A region of Halosolutus amylolyticus DNA encodes the following proteins:
- a CDS encoding DNA-3-methyladenine glycosylase 2, which yields MQSGAIPVADLAGGLDLYRTLESGQSYLWRRSDGEMYTGEPAPGAWYYTVVDGAVASRASGGSHVEPDSGAVIRARLRDGRLEWQSSIDAEPLLGRLLRLDDDLDAIAAAAPDDPLVREAYDAHQGMRLVEDPPFGTLISFICSAQMRVSRIHSMVSTLAREYGDPIEFDGETYHAFPTPDQLATATEAELRDLGLGYRAPYVVRTAEMVADGEAHPAEARTLEYEAAREYLTQFVGVGDKVADCVLLFSLGFDEAVPLDTWIRSAIEEYYPGCDRGSYAATSRAIRDRLGGEYAGYAQTYVFHHLRTGE from the coding sequence ATGCAATCGGGTGCGATCCCTGTCGCCGACCTCGCTGGTGGGCTCGACCTGTACCGAACCCTCGAGAGCGGGCAGAGCTACCTCTGGCGTCGATCGGACGGCGAGATGTACACCGGAGAGCCGGCACCCGGAGCGTGGTACTACACCGTCGTCGATGGGGCCGTCGCGAGTCGAGCCAGCGGTGGCTCGCACGTCGAACCGGATTCCGGCGCCGTCATCCGCGCCCGACTGCGAGACGGCAGGCTGGAGTGGCAGTCGTCGATCGACGCCGAACCGCTCCTGGGCCGGCTCCTCCGGCTGGACGACGACCTGGATGCGATCGCCGCGGCGGCGCCCGACGATCCGCTCGTCCGGGAGGCCTACGACGCCCACCAGGGCATGCGACTGGTCGAGGATCCTCCCTTCGGGACGCTGATCTCCTTTATCTGTTCGGCCCAGATGCGCGTGAGCCGCATTCACTCGATGGTCTCGACGCTGGCCCGCGAGTACGGCGACCCGATCGAGTTCGACGGCGAAACGTACCACGCCTTTCCGACGCCGGACCAGCTCGCGACCGCGACCGAGGCGGAGCTCCGGGACCTCGGACTCGGCTATCGCGCCCCCTACGTCGTGCGGACGGCCGAGATGGTCGCCGACGGCGAGGCCCACCCCGCCGAGGCCAGGACGCTCGAGTACGAGGCCGCCAGGGAGTACCTGACGCAGTTCGTTGGCGTCGGCGACAAGGTGGCCGACTGCGTCCTGCTGTTCTCGCTCGGCTTCGACGAGGCCGTGCCACTCGACACGTGGATCAGGTCGGCGATCGAGGAGTACTACCCCGGCTGCGATCGGGGCTCGTACGCGGCGACGTCGCGAGCGATACGCGATCG
- a CDS encoding DUF555 domain-containing protein: MDCRVVVEAAVPVFDVETEDEAIRIAISKTGEMLNPDLNYVEINMGERTSPSGEELPPAFIAADEALVALELEMTVFNVEREEHASRIARKEIGQRLENIPLEVTRVDVLEDEDGEDGETEETSSSADADSSDTTDTDSENDETASTDEDDEILPEFEDLVE, encoded by the coding sequence ATGGACTGCAGGGTTGTCGTCGAAGCTGCCGTGCCGGTATTCGACGTTGAGACGGAGGACGAGGCGATTCGGATCGCCATCTCGAAGACGGGCGAGATGCTGAACCCTGACCTGAACTACGTCGAGATCAACATGGGCGAGCGGACCTCCCCATCGGGGGAGGAACTCCCGCCCGCGTTCATCGCCGCCGACGAGGCGCTCGTCGCCCTCGAACTCGAGATGACCGTCTTCAACGTCGAGCGCGAGGAACACGCCTCGCGCATCGCACGCAAGGAGATCGGTCAGCGACTCGAAAACATCCCGCTCGAGGTGACCCGCGTCGACGTCCTGGAGGACGAGGACGGCGAAGACGGAGAGACCGAGGAGACGTCGTCATCAGCCGACGCCGACTCGTCCGACACCACTGACACCGACTCCGAGAACGACGAGACGGCGTCGACCGACGAGGACGACGAAATCCTGCCCGAGTTCGAGGACCTCGTCGAGTAA
- a CDS encoding UPF0058 family protein — MKKQELIHLHGLLAEVSNQCAEWNDCQIDLEEYESRGIRPTSIHKSKTDHKAAVFALAGGITTNMREGEQEAVAATAD; from the coding sequence ATGAAGAAGCAGGAGCTCATTCACCTTCACGGCCTTCTCGCGGAGGTATCGAACCAGTGCGCAGAGTGGAACGACTGTCAGATCGACCTCGAAGAGTACGAGTCGCGCGGTATTCGACCGACATCGATCCACAAATCGAAAACCGACCACAAAGCTGCTGTTTTTGCGCTCGCGGGGGGAATCACGACGAACATGCGAGAGGGGGAACAGGAAGCCGTCGCCGCCACCGCAGACTGA
- a CDS encoding IS66 family transposase: protein MDETTIQLLCPECTKDWQASPDDLPTPADMFHCPNCHASRRTSEFMRTDRDLQTLKQLG from the coding sequence ATGGACGAAACGACTATTCAACTCTTGTGTCCAGAATGCACGAAGGACTGGCAGGCCTCTCCGGACGACCTCCCCACTCCCGCGGACATGTTTCACTGTCCGAACTGTCACGCTTCGCGTCGGACGTCCGAGTTCATGCGGACGGACCGCGATCTCCAGACGCTGAAACAGCTGGGCTAG
- a CDS encoding transcription initiation factor IIB, producing the protein MTDTTIRTYTDERDEEETEETTTRSDEREQCPECGGRLISDSEHAETVCEDCGLVVEEDEIDRGPEWRAFDAAEKDEKSRVGAPTTNMMHDQGLSTNIGWQDKDAYGRALSSRQRQKMQRLRTWNERFRTRDSKERNLKQALGEIDRMASALGLPENVRETASVIYRRALEEDLLPGRSIEGVATASLYAAARQAGTPRSLDEISAVSRVDKMELTRTYRYIIRELGLEVKPADPEHYVPRFVSDLDLSDETERMARELLESARQKGVHSGKSPVGLAAAAVYAAALLTNEKVTQNDVSEVASISEVTIRNRYKELLEASDTAAPA; encoded by the coding sequence ATGACAGATACGACCATCAGAACCTATACGGACGAACGGGACGAGGAGGAAACCGAAGAGACCACGACGCGATCGGACGAGCGCGAACAGTGTCCGGAGTGTGGCGGTCGACTGATCTCGGACTCGGAGCACGCCGAGACGGTCTGTGAGGACTGTGGCCTCGTCGTCGAGGAGGACGAGATCGATCGCGGACCGGAGTGGCGCGCGTTCGACGCCGCGGAGAAAGACGAGAAGAGTCGCGTGGGGGCCCCCACGACGAACATGATGCACGACCAGGGGCTCTCGACGAACATCGGCTGGCAGGACAAGGACGCCTACGGCCGCGCGCTCTCGAGCCGCCAGCGCCAGAAGATGCAGCGGCTCCGAACCTGGAACGAGCGGTTCCGCACGCGCGACTCGAAGGAGCGCAACCTCAAGCAGGCGCTCGGTGAGATCGACCGGATGGCCTCGGCCCTGGGTCTCCCCGAGAACGTCCGCGAGACCGCCAGCGTCATCTACCGCCGCGCGCTCGAGGAGGACCTCCTCCCGGGCCGATCGATCGAGGGCGTCGCGACGGCCTCGCTGTACGCCGCCGCTCGCCAGGCCGGCACGCCGCGAAGCCTCGACGAGATTTCGGCGGTGAGCCGGGTCGACAAGATGGAACTGACCCGCACGTACCGGTACATCATCCGCGAACTCGGCCTCGAGGTCAAGCCGGCCGATCCGGAACACTACGTGCCCCGGTTCGTCAGCGACCTCGATCTCTCGGACGAGACCGAGCGGATGGCCCGCGAACTGCTCGAGTCGGCCCGACAGAAGGGCGTCCACAGCGGCAAGTCGCCGGTCGGCCTCGCCGCGGCGGCAGTCTACGCCGCGGCCCTCCTGACGAACGAGAAGGTCACCCAGAACGACGTCAGCGAAGTCGCGAGCATCTCCGAAGTGACCATCCGCAACCGGTACAAGGAACTGCTCGAGGCGTCGGATACCGCCGCTCCGGCCTAA
- a CDS encoding DUF357 domain-containing protein gives MAADIEEKTDRYGRLLAEALEEASIAPPEGTPMAAAAADCREMAESYLSDGTHFRENGDLVNALASFSYGHAWLDAGARVGLFDVPTEGHLFTVDDST, from the coding sequence ATGGCCGCGGACATAGAGGAGAAGACGGATCGCTACGGCCGACTGCTCGCGGAGGCGCTCGAGGAGGCGTCGATCGCCCCGCCCGAGGGGACGCCGATGGCGGCGGCGGCCGCCGACTGTCGGGAGATGGCCGAGTCGTACCTGTCCGACGGAACGCACTTCCGGGAGAACGGCGATCTCGTCAACGCGCTGGCGTCGTTCTCCTACGGCCACGCCTGGCTCGACGCCGGCGCACGCGTCGGCCTGTTCGACGTGCCGACGGAGGGCCACCTGTTCACGGTGGACGACTCGACCTGA
- a CDS encoding TIGR00341 family protein: protein MRLIQVLVPDARRDDALRALEREDIDYVRTNEHSDDVDAELVTFPVPTQAVEHVLTSLREAGIDDDFVIVSSIETARTPGIETLEERYVNGTEADDSIAPEEIRSRAMNMTPGRATYYAMTLLSAFVATAGLLLDSPAVVVGSMVIAPQVSAALTGTVGLVLNDRRMFLDGLTSLVVGLVVAVCGAFAFSWLIRSGGIVPVTIDITAITQVQQRISPGVLSLLVGVAAGAAGAFGLATAIPVSLVGVMIAVALIPAAAAVGIGLAWGDAGVAMGAFVLLAVNATSILLSGLAVFWYLGYRPKGWTGGNLRANLSPQRVGTLAIVLLVGAVVLLGGGLVLGQHVAFENAANDEVRTVVDGDEYSDLALVELRTEFHDGGAVSDETEVTVVVRRPADAPYPSLPMDLELALEDRTGHPVTIVVEYVEGTTAPDGDPAPS from the coding sequence ATGCGATTGATCCAGGTACTCGTTCCGGACGCCAGACGGGACGATGCACTCCGGGCACTGGAGCGCGAAGACATCGACTACGTCCGGACGAACGAGCACAGCGACGACGTCGACGCCGAACTCGTCACGTTCCCGGTCCCGACGCAGGCGGTCGAACACGTCCTGACGTCGCTTCGCGAGGCCGGCATCGACGACGACTTCGTGATCGTCTCCTCGATCGAGACCGCTCGAACGCCGGGGATCGAGACGCTCGAAGAGCGGTACGTCAACGGGACGGAAGCGGACGACAGCATCGCGCCCGAGGAGATCCGCTCGCGCGCGATGAACATGACGCCCGGTCGAGCCACCTACTACGCGATGACGCTTCTGAGCGCGTTCGTCGCGACCGCCGGCCTGTTGCTCGACTCGCCCGCGGTCGTCGTGGGGTCGATGGTGATCGCCCCGCAGGTCAGCGCCGCACTGACCGGGACCGTCGGTCTCGTCCTGAACGATCGGCGGATGTTCCTCGACGGCCTCACCTCGCTGGTCGTCGGCCTCGTCGTCGCCGTCTGCGGGGCCTTCGCGTTCTCGTGGCTGATCCGCTCGGGCGGTATCGTCCCCGTGACGATCGACATCACGGCCATCACCCAGGTTCAACAGCGGATCTCGCCGGGGGTGCTCTCGCTGCTCGTCGGCGTTGCCGCCGGTGCCGCGGGTGCGTTCGGACTCGCGACGGCGATTCCCGTGTCGCTGGTCGGCGTGATGATCGCGGTCGCGCTGATCCCCGCCGCGGCCGCAGTCGGGATCGGACTGGCGTGGGGCGACGCCGGCGTGGCGATGGGGGCGTTCGTCCTGCTCGCGGTCAACGCGACGTCGATCCTCCTGTCGGGGCTCGCCGTCTTCTGGTATCTCGGCTACCGACCGAAGGGGTGGACCGGCGGCAACCTTCGGGCGAACCTCTCGCCCCAGCGGGTCGGGACGCTCGCGATCGTTCTCCTCGTCGGGGCCGTCGTTCTCCTCGGCGGTGGACTCGTCCTCGGACAGCACGTCGCCTTCGAGAACGCCGCCAACGACGAGGTCCGAACCGTCGTCGACGGGGACGAGTACAGCGACCTCGCACTCGTCGAACTCCGGACGGAGTTCCACGACGGCGGGGCGGTGAGCGACGAGACCGAGGTCACAGTCGTCGTTCGACGGCCCGCGGACGCACCGTACCCGTCGCTCCCGATGGACCTCGAACTGGCGCTCGAGGATCGAACCGGCCACCCCGTCACGATCGTCGTCGAGTACGTCGAGGGGACGACGGCTCCGGACGGGGATCCCGCCCCGTCGTAG
- the grxC gene encoding glutaredoxin 3 has product MSDQPRVEIYTKDNCPYCDKAKNLFDSKGVEYEEYNVTGDDERFEEMVERADGRKTAPEVFIDDELIGGWDDTCELEERGELDEKLGITDGDDDAIEHRKLIIAGTGIAGLTAAIYAGRANNEPLVIEGDEPGGQLTLTTDVANYPGFPEGISGPDLVNNMKEQARQFGAELENGIVESVDDTCRPFRVELTNGDVYTADAVIAASGASARTLGVPGEDELMGYGLSTCATCDGAFFRDEDMLVVGGGDAAMEEATFLTKFADTVYIAHRREEFRAEDYWVDRVQEKVEDGEIEIMKNTELIEIHGSQEAGVDHVTLVENEQGHPTDRLDDPETNEFEFDVGAVFYAIGHTPNTDYLEGTGVETDAEGYLHTQGGDGGGQTETDVPGIFGAGDVVDYHYQQAVTAAGMGSKAALDADEYLEDLERASSSGEAEPAAADD; this is encoded by the coding sequence ATGAGCGACCAGCCCCGCGTAGAGATCTATACCAAGGACAACTGTCCCTATTGTGACAAGGCGAAGAACCTCTTCGACAGCAAGGGCGTAGAGTACGAGGAGTACAACGTCACCGGCGACGACGAACGCTTCGAGGAGATGGTCGAACGGGCTGATGGGCGAAAGACCGCCCCCGAAGTGTTCATCGACGACGAACTGATCGGCGGCTGGGACGACACCTGCGAACTCGAGGAACGCGGCGAACTCGACGAGAAACTGGGCATTACGGACGGGGACGACGACGCGATCGAACACCGCAAACTGATCATCGCCGGCACGGGCATCGCCGGCCTCACCGCCGCGATATACGCGGGCCGGGCGAACAACGAACCGCTGGTCATCGAAGGCGACGAACCCGGCGGCCAGCTCACCCTCACGACCGACGTCGCGAACTACCCGGGCTTTCCCGAGGGAATCAGCGGTCCCGACCTCGTGAACAACATGAAAGAGCAGGCCAGGCAGTTCGGCGCCGAACTCGAGAACGGCATCGTCGAGTCGGTCGACGACACGTGCCGGCCGTTCCGCGTCGAGTTGACCAACGGCGACGTCTACACCGCCGACGCCGTCATCGCCGCCTCGGGCGCGAGCGCACGGACGCTCGGCGTCCCCGGCGAGGACGAACTCATGGGCTACGGCCTCTCGACGTGTGCGACCTGTGACGGCGCGTTCTTCCGCGACGAGGACATGCTCGTCGTCGGCGGCGGCGACGCCGCCATGGAAGAGGCGACCTTCCTCACCAAGTTCGCCGACACCGTCTACATCGCCCACCGCCGCGAGGAGTTCCGCGCCGAGGACTACTGGGTCGATCGCGTCCAGGAGAAAGTCGAAGACGGCGAGATCGAGATCATGAAGAATACGGAACTGATCGAGATCCACGGCTCTCAAGAGGCGGGCGTCGACCACGTCACCCTCGTCGAGAACGAACAGGGCCACCCGACCGATCGCCTCGACGATCCCGAGACGAACGAGTTCGAGTTCGACGTCGGTGCCGTCTTCTACGCGATCGGCCACACGCCGAACACGGACTATCTCGAGGGGACCGGCGTCGAGACGGACGCTGAGGGCTACCTCCACACGCAGGGCGGCGACGGGGGCGGCCAGACCGAGACCGACGTGCCCGGCATCTTCGGGGCTGGCGACGTCGTCGACTACCACTACCAGCAGGCGGTGACCGCCGCGGGCATGGGGAGCAAGGCCGCACTCGACGCCGACGAGTACCTAGAGGACCTCGAACGGGCGAGTTCGAGCGGCGAGGCCGAACCCGCCGCCGCGGACGACTGA
- a CDS encoding carboxypeptidase-like regulatory domain-containing protein — translation MNERQAGTFLLTLLLVASLAIAGLSGSATAEEIDDDVVDEVNDDEIATVNEMVEEVNAGLGNVSAVEGVDPVEAETDAEAEAEAERLWDEADRLEEAVLTQVVAEINYRSQEKIGRDIADDSVSTPEEARTEAQNIEDTYVHIDEDAQTAADSLWQNADRVEAIRENLTAAATELADPPTGVVEGTVTNDDGEPVDGAEIAVEGSVESTTTGADGTYELELREGSYTLTVEADDHEGIESTIEVAENETVDGDVTMAATESDDDGDDEADADEPDEGEDDGLPGFGAATALVALLAAVAIARR, via the coding sequence ATGAATGAACGGCAGGCTGGAACGTTTCTGTTGACACTGCTTCTCGTGGCGTCGCTGGCGATCGCCGGACTCTCCGGCTCCGCGACGGCGGAGGAAATCGACGACGACGTCGTCGACGAGGTCAACGACGACGAGATCGCGACGGTCAACGAGATGGTCGAGGAAGTCAACGCGGGACTGGGCAACGTCTCGGCGGTCGAGGGCGTCGATCCGGTCGAGGCCGAGACGGACGCCGAGGCCGAGGCGGAAGCCGAACGGCTGTGGGACGAGGCCGATCGGCTCGAGGAAGCCGTCCTCACCCAGGTCGTCGCCGAGATCAACTACCGCTCACAGGAGAAGATCGGTCGGGACATCGCCGACGACTCCGTCTCGACGCCCGAAGAGGCGCGGACGGAGGCCCAGAACATCGAGGACACGTACGTTCACATCGATGAGGACGCCCAGACGGCGGCCGACTCGCTCTGGCAGAACGCCGATCGGGTCGAGGCGATCCGGGAGAACCTGACCGCGGCGGCGACCGAACTCGCCGATCCGCCCACGGGGGTCGTCGAAGGCACCGTGACGAACGACGACGGTGAACCGGTCGACGGCGCGGAGATTGCCGTCGAGGGGTCGGTGGAGTCGACGACGACCGGAGCCGACGGCACGTACGAACTCGAGTTGCGCGAGGGGTCGTACACGCTGACGGTCGAGGCCGACGACCACGAGGGGATCGAGTCGACGATCGAGGTCGCCGAGAACGAGACGGTCGACGGTGACGTGACGATGGCGGCGACGGAAAGCGACGACGACGGCGACGACGAGGCGGACGCCGACGAACCCGACGAGGGCGAGGACGACGGATTGCCGGGCTTCGGCGCGGCTACGGCCCTCGTCGCGCTGCTGGCTGCCGTCGCGATCGCACGCCGATAG
- a CDS encoding BGTF surface domain-containing protein produces MTNETNYREKGRAVFLAALMVLSVFAMSAAFAGGAAAAGDQSKVNDGEQVINDDGRIFQGQTGVIDNTSTGATVDVSGDIVELEDEDGNWLRDLDVKEYDNGDQYIAIDTSELETGTYNVTEVADSGKFTFDVRTHGVEADFADETVNNIVGTDSSVTSFDISSERSGIHTNVSADGLDADDLMKIFADGNTTDDGLSAAELQDDHSILFVDEDNDEIVLEGRQSFEANFSTIEAGTYNFTASVSDTTAEDTAEIEVIDDEITAQFAESTFVEQRSNIAEVTVELDNTDKAYVQIGDEVEANYEINLSVTDVDEDGEVTLYVDTTNVHKLASGDTSINNEEVTAAGDDTVSLQSVTTGDLNNPLAAGDYELSIALDAQFNDERDTAYLTLNPREALAEDAVATHTAPDSVSDLEDFEDTTVTETDQIANDDELLVTVDTESLHAYFDGETDLDSLEDVYLEIEEQDSSLNADPLVWTTNSTDVGATADEDIGAHVSIVDANQSEGQVILKVDYDSFGDSLEEGQSYDVRFNVDATNDFATDDEEGETATTAFDLEKPYVEWDDSAAEAPATAESELTGETNIAPGSEIDTRARSTGNFVMPATVEVDGDRHFAAQFDFSEYSAGTEFELSATGPHGTSDSVDSVLVEGEPSDDGGVSVSADAPSSVKVDADASLDVTVTNDGDEEATTNFTVEINGEEVDSDELTLAAGDSVDKSYDFDTSEAGDISWSVSTDDDDASGTLTVEEEGENGDEKNGDENGDEKNGDENGDENGDEEKNGDENGDENGDESDDTPGFGAAVAAVALLAAAMLALRRQN; encoded by the coding sequence ATGACAAACGAAACAAATTATCGCGAAAAGGGACGTGCAGTGTTCCTGGCCGCACTTATGGTTCTGTCCGTGTTCGCCATGTCCGCAGCGTTTGCGGGCGGGGCGGCCGCGGCCGGTGACCAATCGAAGGTAAACGATGGAGAGCAGGTCATCAATGATGATGGCCGGATCTTCCAGGGACAGACCGGTGTTATTGACAATACTTCGACGGGCGCTACCGTCGATGTCAGTGGCGATATCGTCGAACTCGAAGACGAGGACGGCAACTGGCTCCGTGACCTTGACGTCAAAGAGTACGACAACGGAGACCAGTACATCGCGATCGATACCTCGGAACTCGAGACGGGCACGTACAACGTCACCGAGGTCGCTGACAGTGGCAAATTCACCTTCGATGTCCGTACCCACGGCGTCGAAGCTGACTTCGCTGACGAAACGGTGAACAACATCGTGGGCACCGATTCGTCCGTAACCTCGTTCGACATCAGTTCCGAACGCTCTGGCATCCACACAAACGTGAGCGCTGACGGACTCGATGCCGACGACCTCATGAAGATCTTCGCCGACGGTAACACCACTGATGATGGACTATCCGCCGCGGAGCTCCAGGACGATCACAGCATCCTGTTCGTTGACGAGGACAACGACGAAATCGTCCTCGAGGGTCGCCAGAGCTTCGAGGCGAACTTCAGCACCATCGAGGCGGGCACGTACAACTTCACGGCGTCCGTCAGCGACACGACCGCTGAAGACACCGCCGAGATCGAAGTCATCGACGACGAGATTACTGCTCAGTTCGCCGAGTCGACGTTCGTCGAACAGCGCAGTAACATCGCCGAAGTCACCGTCGAACTCGATAACACGGACAAAGCGTACGTCCAGATCGGTGACGAAGTCGAAGCCAACTACGAAATTAACCTGAGTGTGACCGACGTCGACGAAGACGGCGAAGTCACCCTGTACGTCGACACGACGAACGTCCACAAACTCGCATCCGGTGACACCAGCATCAATAATGAAGAAGTTACCGCTGCTGGCGACGACACTGTCAGTCTCCAATCGGTTACGACTGGCGACCTCAACAACCCGCTTGCCGCCGGTGACTACGAACTGTCGATCGCGCTCGACGCCCAGTTCAACGACGAGCGGGACACTGCATACCTGACGCTTAACCCCCGTGAAGCGCTCGCTGAGGACGCCGTTGCGACGCACACGGCACCTGATAGCGTCAGTGACCTCGAAGACTTCGAGGATACCACCGTCACCGAGACGGACCAGATCGCGAACGATGACGAACTGCTCGTCACCGTCGACACCGAGAGTCTCCATGCATACTTCGACGGCGAGACCGACCTCGATTCGCTTGAGGATGTCTATCTCGAGATCGAAGAGCAGGACTCTTCGCTGAACGCTGACCCGCTGGTGTGGACCACCAACAGCACCGACGTTGGTGCTACTGCTGACGAAGACATCGGCGCTCACGTCTCGATCGTTGACGCTAACCAGTCCGAAGGTCAGGTCATCCTCAAGGTTGACTACGACTCCTTCGGTGACAGCCTCGAAGAGGGTCAGAGCTACGACGTCCGCTTCAACGTCGACGCGACTAACGACTTCGCCACCGACGACGAAGAGGGCGAGACTGCGACGACCGCATTCGATCTCGAAAAGCCGTACGTCGAGTGGGATGACAGCGCTGCAGAAGCCCCGGCTACGGCTGAATCCGAACTGACGGGTGAGACCAACATCGCACCCGGCTCGGAGATCGACACCCGCGCTCGTTCGACGGGTAACTTCGTGATGCCCGCAACCGTTGAAGTCGATGGCGACCGCCACTTCGCGGCCCAGTTCGACTTCAGTGAATACAGTGCCGGCACCGAGTTCGAACTCTCGGCCACCGGTCCGCACGGCACCAGTGACTCGGTCGACTCCGTCCTCGTCGAGGGCGAGCCCTCGGACGATGGTGGAGTCAGCGTCAGCGCTGACGCACCTTCCTCGGTCAAGGTCGATGCGGACGCCTCGCTCGACGTGACCGTCACGAACGACGGTGACGAAGAGGCGACGACCAACTTCACGGTCGAGATCAACGGTGAGGAAGTCGACAGTGACGAACTCACGCTCGCCGCTGGCGACTCCGTCGACAAGTCCTACGACTTCGACACCAGCGAAGCAGGCGACATCAGCTGGTCGGTCTCCACCGACGACGATGACGCCTCCGGCACGCTGACCGTTGAAGAAGAGGGCGAGAACGGCGACGAGAAGAACGGCGACGAGAACGGCGACGAGAAGAACGGCGACGAGAACGGCGACGAGAACGGCGACGAAGAGAAGAACGGCGACGAGAACGGTGACGAGAACGGCGACGAGTCGGACGACACGCCCGGCTTCGGTGCCGCTGTCGCCGCCGTCGCACTCCTCGCAGCCGCGATGCTGGCACTCCGCCGCCAGAACTAA
- a CDS encoding VOC family protein, producing the protein MDGTLDHTMIRVADLEESLDWYGTHLEYEEKDRHEGDGFTIVYLGPEDMHEDGAMLEITHNEGEEPEVGDAWGHVAVRVPEGELEDYYQQLMDEGVEDYRDPESCGGRYAFVKDPDGHEIEIVQRDPDEGALWSLDHTMIRVEDADEALGFWTRKFEYDEVGRWEADTFANYFVEPRDAAPEEMSLELTYNYDGRSYDAGDAWGHLCVRVDDLEDDWDQLVEREAPDYRDPESNDNMYAFTTDQDGHEIELLERDPDADSLFPF; encoded by the coding sequence ATGGACGGAACGCTCGATCACACGATGATCCGCGTCGCGGATCTGGAGGAGTCGCTCGACTGGTACGGGACTCACCTCGAGTACGAGGAGAAAGACCGCCACGAGGGCGACGGCTTTACGATCGTCTACCTCGGCCCCGAGGACATGCACGAGGACGGCGCGATGCTCGAGATCACCCACAACGAGGGCGAGGAACCCGAAGTGGGCGACGCCTGGGGGCACGTTGCGGTCCGCGTTCCCGAGGGGGAACTCGAGGACTACTACCAGCAGCTCATGGACGAGGGCGTCGAGGACTACCGCGACCCCGAGTCCTGCGGCGGCCGCTACGCGTTCGTCAAGGATCCCGACGGCCACGAGATCGAGATCGTCCAGCGCGACCCCGACGAGGGCGCGCTCTGGTCGCTCGATCACACGATGATCCGGGTCGAGGACGCCGACGAGGCGCTGGGCTTCTGGACCCGGAAGTTCGAGTACGACGAGGTCGGCCGCTGGGAGGCCGACACCTTCGCGAACTACTTCGTCGAACCCCGCGACGCCGCGCCCGAGGAGATGTCGCTCGAACTCACCTACAACTACGACGGCCGGAGCTACGACGCGGGCGACGCCTGGGGCCACCTCTGCGTCCGCGTCGACGACCTCGAAGACGACTGGGACCAGCTCGTCGAGCGCGAGGCCCCGGACTACCGCGATCCCGAGAGCAACGACAACATGTACGCGTTCACGACGGACCAGGACGGCCACGAGATCGAACTGCTCGAACGCGATCCGGACGCCGACTCGCTGTTCCCGTTCTGA